CTAGGTCTCGACGCGCTCGCAGAGCTCGCTGCTCGACCACCGGACACCAGAGCTCGCTGCTCGACCACCGGCTGCTATTTGCGGCCGAGGAACCAGTCCTGAAGCTTTTTCAGGCGCTGCTGCAGCTGCGGCTCGTTGGCCTGCGCGACGGCGGGACCGCCGCAGATCCGCCGCAGCTCGCTGTGCACCATGCCGTGCGGCATGCCGGAGCGGGCACTCCAGGCAGAGACGTTTTTAGCCAGTTCGTGGCGCAAGTCCATCAGCATGCGGTGGTCCACCACGGCGGGAGCCTCAGGTTCCGGGGCCGCGGAGGCCCTGCCGCGGCGGCGCGTCTGCTGATCGGCCTGGCGCTGGCGCAGCAGCACCCCCACCTGGTCGGCGTCGAGCAGTCCGGGGATGCCGAGGAAGTCAAGCTCGTCGTCCGAGCCGATCTCGCCACCCGCGCCGAATTCGCCGCCGTCGAACAACACCTTGTCGAAGGACGCCTGGGACTCCAGGGCCTCAAACTTGAATTTCTCCAGCGTGTCGGAGGCCTTCTCCTCGCGGTTGGCCTCCTCCATCTCGGAATCATCAATGAAGCCGTCCGGGTCCTTGTCCGGCCGGTCCAGGGCGTGGTCGCGCTCCAGTTCCAGCTGGTTGGCCAGTTCCATCAGGTTCGGCACCGACGGCAGGAACACCGACGCCGTCTCCCCCCGCTTCCGGGCGCGCACGAAGCGGCCGATTGCCTGCGCGAAGAACAGCGGCGTCGCGGTGGAGGTGGCATACACGCCCACGGCAAGGCGCGGCACGTCCACGCCCTCGGACACCATGCGCACAGCCACCATCCAGCGCTTTTCACTGGCGGAAAACGAATCGATCTTGTCCGAGGCCTTGGCATCGTCGGAGAGGATCACCGTGGGCGACTCCCCCGTGATCTTCTTCAGCTGCCCGGCGTAGGCCCGCGCGTCGTCATGGTCCGTGGCGATGACCAGGCCCCCGGCGTCGGGCACGGCACGGCGGACCTCGGTGAGGCGCTTGTCCGCGGCCGCCAGGACGGCCGGAATCCATTCTCCGGCCGGGTTCAGCGCGGTGCGCCAGGCCTGCGAGGTGATGTCCTTTGTCACCGGCGCGCCCAGGGTCGCGGCCATTTCCTCGCCCGCGCTGGTGCGCCAGCGCATCTGGCCGGAGTAGGCCATGAACATTACGGGGCGGACCACGTGGTCCTTCAGGGCCTCGCCGTAGCCGTACGTGTAGTCGGCCTTGGAGCGGCGGATGCCGTCGCGGTCCTCCGCATATTCCACAAACGGGATGGCGGCCGTGTCGGAGCGGAACGGTGTGCCGGTCAGCGCCAGGCGGCGGGCCGCCGGGTCAAAGGCCTCCCGGATGCCGTCGCCCCAGGACAGCGCGTCTCCGCCGTGGTGGATCTCGTCCATGATGACCAGGGTGCGGGCCGCTTCCGTCTTGGCCCGGTGGAGCAGCGGCTTGCTGGCCACCTGAGCGTACGTGACGGCGACGCCGATGAAGCCCCTGCCGTGGCGCCCGTCCGCATTCTTGAAATTCGGGTCGATCGAGATGCCGACCCGTGCCGCCGCGTCCGCCCACTGGCGCTTAAGGTGGTCGGTGGGCGTGACGATCGTGACCCTGTTGATGGTGCCGCGCGCGATCAGCTCGGTGGCGACGTGCAGGGCGAAGGTGGTCTTGCCGGCACCCGGCGTGGCCACGGCCAAAAAGTCCCGGGGCGCTTCGGCGAAGTATTTTTCCATCGCCTCGGTCTGCCAGGCGCGCAGCTTTTGGGCCGTGCCCCAGGCCGCCCGCTCCGGGTAGGCGGGAGGCAGCGACGGGCCACCAAACAATGTTTCCGTCACGAATTCCCCGCCATCAAATCACTTCTTCCCTGGGCGCCGCCGTCTTCCGGGCACGCCAAATAACGGCACGGAACCGCACCCTTGAAACTGCCGTTGCTGCGTTTACTGCTTGGGATTCTTCGGGCCCTTGCCCTTGCCGCCGGAGGGGTTCATGCCCTCGTAGATGGCCTTGCATTCAGGGCAGACAGGGAACTTGTGGGGGTCGCGGCCCGGCGTCCACACCTTGCCGCAGAGCGCCACCACGGGCTCGCCGGACATGGCAGATTCCATGATCTTTTCCTTGCGCACGTAGTGCGAGAACCGTTCGCTGTCGCCGGGCTCGACCTGCTGGCGCAGTTCCTCGCGTTCAATGACAGCCGTTGACCCGCCGGTGTGGCCGGGGCTGTGCATGGGATCGTTTTCGAAGGGATCTGGTGGCAAGCTCATGGAAACCATTCTAGCCTCTCCGCCCGCCCGACTCACCCGGGCCCGCGCCCCCGCAGCGGGTCCCTCGCGGTTGTGGGCCCATCCAACCGCTCCAGGCACGCGACTCGCGGAACTGGCCTTTCTGGACTAAAGCCCCTGCCAGGCGGGCTTGTTGTCGTAAGCATGGCGATAGGACGCGGCGCGGGCCAGCTTGGCGGCTGCCGCCTCGTCCACGAGGATGGTGGCGTGCGGGTGGAACTGCAGCACGGACGCCGGGCAGGCGGCGGAAACAGGGCCCTCAACGAAGTCGCGGACGGCCTGCGCCTTGCCGGCGCCGCAGGCCACCAGGACAACGTGGCGGGCATCCATGATGGTGCCCAGGCCTTGGGTCACCACGTGGTGGGGAACCTGGTCGATGTTGTCAAAGAAGCGGGCATTGTCCTGGCGCGTCTGGTCCGCGAGCGTCTTGATGCGCGTGCGGGAGGCCAGCGAGGACCCCGGCTCGTTGAAGCCAATGTGCCCGTTGGTCCCGACGCCGAGGATCTGCAGGTCCACCCCGCCGGCTGCCTTGATGGCTTGCTCGTAGGCGAGGCAGGCCGCGGCGATGTCCGCGGCGCTGCCGTCCGGCCCGTGCACGTTTTCCGGCGCAATGTCGACGCGGTTGGTGAACTCCCGCCGGATGACCTCGCGGTACGACTCAGGATGGCCCGCGGGCAGCCCCACGTATTCGTCCAGGGCAAAGCCCTGGGCACGGGTGAAGCTCAGGCCGGCTTCGTCGTGGCGGCGGGCCAGTTCGTCGTAGATGGGCAGCGGGGAGGATCCCGTGGCCAGGCCAAGGACGGCATGGGGCAGTTCGTGGACCAGGGCCTCGATGGCGTCTGCGGCGAGCGCGCCGACTTCCTTGCTGCTGGGGAGGATGATGACCTCCATGAAACACGATCCTTTCACGGCAGATGGCGTGCCGGTGCTGCGGGGGTGGGTGGGGGATGCACCTTTGCCCAGCAGGGACGCCCCGTCCGTCCTCCGCTGTGGCGCAGGACGGACAGGGCGTCATTGCCGGACAAAACTGTTCGCTGAACCCAACCCTATCGAGTGTCAGCGGTCTGCCGAAACGGCCAGCAACAGTTCCGGCGCCCGGCTGTCGAAAAGCCACGCGCCCAGGCGGACACCGGCGAGCAGGAATCCGGAGCCCAGGACGAGGCCAGCGGTCAGCGATATCCAGCCAAACACCGGCTGGTTCGTGGCCATCGCCATGGTGGACAGCACAATTTCCGGTACGATCAGGGGCCCGGCGCCGGCAAATCCCGCCAATTGAACCAGCCTCGTGGAGAGGTTGTTACCGGCCTTGGACTTCAGCGGGCTGTCCCCCGGGAGCGGTGCATTGATGGTGAATCGGGCCGAAAAGACGCTTGCCAGTCCCAGCGCACTGCCGACCACCCCGACGGTGAGTCCCAGGACGGCCGGGAGGAGATCCCACGCCCCGGAGATGCCGCTGCCAACCACGGCGTACACGACGCCGAGCAGCAGGGCCAGGCTGCCGGCGGCAAGGGCGCGGCCGGCTCGATCGGCCGCGCCGGCTACGCCAGAGGCAAGGTGGAGCGCGAGGGCGGTGTTGTCGTAGGAGATGTCGGAGGAGATGCTCCACACCACCAGGAAGGCGGCCAGCACTCCTCCCAGCCCGAGGGTGGTGCCCAGCGCGCCAATGCCCATGGCCTGGGAGCCGGCAAAGACGAGCACCAGGGGCAGGAGCGGGGCGATGATCAATCCGGCGCTGTAGCGCGGGTCCCGAAGCCAGTACGTCATGCTACGCGCGGCCACGGCGCCCGTCGGGGTTGCCGGAAGGATCCTGAAGAAACCCATGTTTCCGGCGCTGCGGCTGGAGCCACCCGAGTAGGCGGCGTGACCAGGGCCTTGGACAGGCAGGCCTTCCAGATCCAGGCCAGGGCCGCAAGGGCGGCCACGGCGATGACCAGCTTGGCGCCGGCCGGTCCCCAGTGGCCGCGGGCCACGTCTGCGGGCACGGCCCAAATGGCGCCAAGCGGCGTCCAGGACAGGGCGGCGGCGAGCGAGGGCAGGTAGTCCTGGAGGTCCCGGACGCCGGCCGTGACGCCCGTGATGATGGGACCCACAAACAACAGCGGGACCAGCAGGATCACGCCGCTGAGGTCCCTGAACCGCCGGGAGGAGGCCAAGCTTGCGCTGGCTGCGGTCATGGCACGGGATGCGGCGATGCAGGTCAGGGCCGCAAGCGCGCCGCACAGGACGGCTGCCACCGCCGCCAGCGGATGCAGCCACCAGGCCGCGGCCGTGCCGACGCGCGCCAGCAGGGTGATGGCCCCCGGAATGCCGATGAAGCTGGACAATGCCAGCCCGACCAGCAGCGACTTCAGGGGAATCGCATAGGTGGTGAACCGGGCCGGATCCAAAGTCATGTCCAGCCCGGAGGCCACTACCGGGATGACCAGCCAGCCCAGGGACGATGACCGTGCCGACCGCCTCGGGGCCCTGGGTTCCCAGCGCCACCAGGCCCACCAGCACCGCGCCCAAGACGCCGGACGCCGTCCGGCAGCAGGCCCATGAGCCGCTTCGCCTCCAGCGGACTCCCCCAAACGTCGACGCCGTCGACCCACACGCTGCCGGCGTCCGGGCGCAGGAGGCCGGTGGCCATGGACAGGGAGGTGGTCTTGCCTGCACCGTTGGGCCCGACCAGACCGTAAAACGAGCCCGCGGGAACGTCCAGATTGATGGAGTTGACGGCGATCTTTGGGACGAAACGTTTGGCGAGGCCCCGGATGGCCAGGGCCGGGGGCCGCAGCCCGGCCGCCGGCGGCCCGGTCATTGGTGGCGAGTTCTCAGTCATAGCGCCACCCTAACAATCCGCCGGGAGGGAGTTCACCATCCGAAAGGATGACTTCCGCCGGGCTGCTGCAGGCGGGAGCGGCCGCCGGGACCCGCTGGGAAAGGCGCTCGAACCCCGCCGTGCTGCCGCTAGAACAGGGCGCGGGCCAGAGCCTGTCGTGACGCCGAGACGCGGGGGTCGGAGGTGCCGACAACCTCGTACAGTTCCAGCAGGCGCAGCCGGGCTGTTTCCCGTTCGGGACCAAAGTGCAGGGAGATGAACTTCACCAGCCGGGCGAAGGCATCCTCGACATGGCCGCCCGTGACATCCAGGTCGGCCACCGCCAGCTGGGCCTCGGCATCGTCCGGGTCCCCGGCGGCACGCGTGCGCACGGCTGCGGCCTGTGTCGAATCCAGCTCGGCTGTCCGGCGCATGAGGTGGACCTGTGCCAGCCCGACCTTTGCATCGACGTCGTTCGGCTTCTCGGCGAGGGCCTTTTCGTAGGAGGCCTGCGCGGTGGCAAAGTCGCCGGCTTCGATGGCGTCAAAGGCGGCCTGGTGCAGGGGCGGCAGCGGGGGCGCCTCGGCCGCCGCAGTGTCCGGGGCGCCGCCGAGGTTTCCGGTGACCCCGTTGGTGGCGGCCACCTTGAGAAGTTCGTCGAGGAAGGACTTGATCTGCTCTTCCGGCAGGTCACCCTCAAAAAGGGGCACGGGCTGGCCGTTGACCAGTGCCACCACGGTGGGAATGGCGGCGACGCCGAATGCCTGCGCGATCCCCGGAC
This genomic stretch from Arthrobacter dokdonellae harbors:
- a CDS encoding DEAD/DEAH box helicase, which translates into the protein MTETLFGGPSLPPAYPERAAWGTAQKLRAWQTEAMEKYFAEAPRDFLAVATPGAGKTTFALHVATELIARGTINRVTIVTPTDHLKRQWADAAARVGISIDPNFKNADGRHGRGFIGVAVTYAQVASKPLLHRAKTEAARTLVIMDEIHHGGDALSWGDGIREAFDPAARRLALTGTPFRSDTAAIPFVEYAEDRDGIRRSKADYTYGYGEALKDHVVRPVMFMAYSGQMRWRTSAGEEMAATLGAPVTKDITSQAWRTALNPAGEWIPAVLAAADKRLTEVRRAVPDAGGLVIATDHDDARAYAGQLKKITGESPTVILSDDAKASDKIDSFSASEKRWMVAVRMVSEGVDVPRLAVGVYATSTATPLFFAQAIGRFVRARKRGETASVFLPSVPNLMELANQLELERDHALDRPDKDPDGFIDDSEMEEANREEKASDTLEKFKFEALESQASFDKVLFDGGEFGAGGEIGSDDELDFLGIPGLLDADQVGVLLRQRQADQQTRRRGRASAAPEPEAPAVVDHRMLMDLRHELAKNVSAWSARSGMPHGMVHSELRRICGGPAVAQANEPQLQQRLKKLQDWFLGRK
- a CDS encoding DUF3039 domain-containing protein, encoding MVSMSLPPDPFENDPMHSPGHTGGSTAVIEREELRQQVEPGDSERFSHYVRKEKIMESAMSGEPVVALCGKVWTPGRDPHKFPVCPECKAIYEGMNPSGGKGKGPKNPKQ
- the nagB gene encoding glucosamine-6-phosphate deaminase, with the translated sequence MEVIILPSSKEVGALAADAIEALVHELPHAVLGLATGSSPLPIYDELARRHDEAGLSFTRAQGFALDEYVGLPAGHPESYREVIRREFTNRVDIAPENVHGPDGSAADIAAACLAYEQAIKAAGGVDLQILGVGTNGHIGFNEPGSSLASRTRIKTLADQTRQDNARFFDNIDQVPHHVVTQGLGTIMDARHVVLVACGAGKAQAVRDFVEGPVSAACPASVLQFHPHATILVDEAAAAKLARAASYRHAYDNKPAWQGL
- a CDS encoding co-chaperone YbbN translates to MSQNSSMPAVPPSGPNLRGAVDLSALKSRATAPAAAAGGGSPYAVDVNEQSFQEFVGLSQKVPVVVSLGSGRSNQSAVLNGVLEKLMNDYAGRIALGRVDADTSPGIAQAFGVAAIPTVVALVNGQPVPLFEGDLPEEQIKSFLDELLKVAATNGVTGNLGGAPDTAAAEAPPLPPLHQAAFDAIEAGDFATAQASYEKALAEKPNDVDAKVGLAQVHLMRRTAELDSTQAAAVRTRAAGDPDDAEAQLAVADLDVTGGHVEDAFARLVKFISLHFGPERETARLRLLELYEVVGTSDPRVSASRQALARALF